TATATACttagaaataaatataattttcagCCTGACAGTCCATATCAAGGAGGAGTATTTTTCCTTACAATTCACTTCCCCACAGATTACCCATTCAAACCACCCAAGGTACGTCAATCAAATGTAAACTACTGTTACATAATACAGCTAAAACCAAATTACATATTAATATTATGCACCTTTTCCAGGTTGCTTTTACAACTAGAATTTATCATCCAAATATAAACAGTAATGGAAGTATCTGTTTGGATATTTTAAGATCGCAGTGGTCTCCAGCACTCACCATATCAAAGGGTACATAAGTTTACGGATACGATTTAAAATTTCTACGCATGGTCTTACGGCTGTTTTACATATAAACGAATTTTCTCTTTGCAGTGTTATTGTCAATATGCTCTTTGCTATGCGACCCAAACCCAGATGATCCTCTGGTCCCAGAGATAGCAAGGTTATACAAAACTGACAGGGAGAAGTACAATGAATTGGCACGTGAATGGACGCGCAAGTATGCCATGTGATGCGCCAACCTCCGTTGACTTCAACATCTAAAAGCCACCAACAAGCAGCCCCAGCCTATTGCCACTTATGCATCAGCACCGATTGAAATTAGCTATGGCTCGTCTACTTTTAAACTTAAGCCAGTACTCGGGTTCGACGAATGCTCAGACAAACGTGATCGATCTGATATTCTCTTCGTCCCGAGAGGCCTGCGAATATTGTGAGACGTTGCCACAATGGCAATTGAGGCAATTTTAAAGGTGGTCACATtaacattatatatatatatatacataaaaaaaaatcaggaaaaaaagaaatatgtcCGCTttgattttcataaataaaaggaATGGAAGTAAAATATAGGAGAGTGAAAGTAGGATTTGTATTTcaattaaatagtttaatttctAATTATTGTGCTTATGATACCGTAATATTATATACCTACTTTCTCAGTGAAACAATTAAAAAGAAGGAAAACGAAACCTTGAACTGACAGCACACCTGATTGTTAGTTTTAAACGCAAGTGAGCAATGTTTGCCCGTCCCTTGGAACGATGCAGTCACTTTTTTGTAAGACTGGGCTATATATAAATACTACTGAAACTATACCTGTATTGTTTTGTTCAATTATTAAAATTCCTCACCTGTCTAACAAATTCTACGAGTAACTCGAAATTTTGTGGTTTGGTTCCTGTGTGTGTGTAGTAGTTTAATTATCTATATCGTTAATCGATAAATTGGACTATACATTATGCATATGCAAACGAACTTGAGACAATTCGAAATCACCGAGTAAAAGAAAAAGTAGATAAAGTTTGTGTGACTTATCTTGATCGCGACACGAGTACCTGCCGTTCAAAGGCCTGTACTATACTATAATGAAATGAATAACGATCAAAGGCATTCTACATTTCCGTGGCGTTTATCGACGTCGTTCAATTTTATTTACACGCGCGAAGAAAAAAGTGTAGTCGTTGATGTCACTATTTATCGATAAATGATGAAGGCGAACAATTAAATTTTGTTTCGAACTTTTACGTAATATACGCGTTAATGAATATATAGATAAGCAACTGTTCTCGAACTCTGAACTTTAAAGCTTAAACCGATGGATTTGTAAAATCCCTCTGATTTCATTTTATAATAGTGCGTCATCAGTATATTAAtcaattaaaagaataaaatcaTGCGTTGTACCTTTGCGAATCAACCGAATTCGCTTATCACCAATGTTTTACTATCGAATCGATGCGTTCAGTTTATTGTTTTGCGTGtaaattttttttcgctgaaagCGAcgactttttattattattattatcattattattattattattactattattattattagtattaatattattattattattattattattattatttgtcttaagtTTCCTTTTCATCCACAATATAAACACGTATTACCTCCACTTTACACATTATCTCACGAAAGTCCTCTGTACCGATCTATCTGTTTAAGTAGACTTTAATCTCCACGCTATGTTCTCTGGACGTGtgttatatattttttcatgtacaCGTATAATAGGTGTATTGTGGCTGCAAAGGACTGCAGTGAGATTTTAAGTTACTTCCTAAATCTACCTAAATTACGATCCACACAAGATGGAAGCtagtttgtttaaaataatttagaaaAGCGACGCGCCACCTTGGGCGCTAGCACTATCTCGGCTTCTGGATTCAAGTAACAAATAAAAGACAGAAAACGATCCAAGACATCGTTAACAATCGTTGTTTCTTTAGATTAAGCAAATTAGATTTCGTCTTGCGAACGGTGTAAAAGTTGCGTGTCACAACGATCGTGTCCTTTGAATGTGAATTGGTGCTTGAATAAAGCAGAAGAAAAGGATGGCAGTCGCGCGAGGCGAACACGAAACGAAGCCTAGGAAAGACAAATCGATTAGTATGTAATAACAGCGTGTATCTACTTGTTAATCGTCGATTTCATCTCTGAATGATACGTGTATCGCTGTAATTTAATTAACGAGCATGAACGCGTAAATCCAGGCAAGTTAGGATGTATTTTGGCACTGGGGACAAAGAAAAAAAGAGAAGGATCATCGTTTCACCCTCTTATTAGAACAAAAACTACTCATATGTAATTACTATCGCAATAATGAACATTTTTAATGACGGTAACCTTGTGTACATTTTAGCATTTAGCCCTTTATATAATAAACTCCAGATGACGATAAGCCACGAGCTACTCTAATCACCCACAAACCATATTCACCGACGATAAGCCTGTGTCTGCCTTTCTAGATCCATTTCAAATTCTTTATGGATTCCACTTATCAGTCTTCTTATGTCTACAAATTCAGCATCTCCGCGAAACCTTTTTTGACCCCAAATTGGCAACCTATATCGTTCAAATATAGTCTTCGACCTAAATAGAATTGAATGCTCACGTAAGAAACGATCCAAGTATAACTTTCTTAATTTTTTGCTCAGCAAAGGTAGAGAACCTTCAGCGTGATCGATTGCTCTATAGCTTCGAGACTATATTTCTCTTCTGAACTAACGATAAACAAGGAGACGGTCAAGGTTCACATCCACACGCGTTTTTAGACTTTCACGAAGGACAGACGACCACATCCTATATGGTATCTTACAATATGTTGGAAAAAATGTCAGTGAAAGTGTCGATTACTTTCCTCCCCTTACTCTGTTCTTGACCGCTGGATTTTACCGCGCATTTTGTTCCATTGGGAACATATCGAAAAGCCTTGATCGTCGATGAAGTTTGACAGACAAATAATTTCGACACTCGTGTGTACAGTTTTACTAAACAAGCTGGAGAACGTAATTCCATTTAGGCTTTGTCGTCGCTTATGAAAGTACCATCTTTTAAAAGTGAAATTTCATATTGATTAATACAAACTTTATGTAAATTAAGCGCTAAGAATAGGGAAATTTATACTACTGTTAGTGACTAAATATTAATATGCTGACGTCAAAGAATATTTAGTAATGCATCAGACAGCTCTAGCAATTGTATTAACTAAACTATGACTTTTGTTTAATTAAAGAAACTGTTTTACGTATTTAAAAGTACTTCATTCTTAGCGCGTCATTAAATTCTCTGTTTGATCTCGTTTCACGCGAAAAAATGGACACTGTGTAAACATATATGTAGGCCATCGATGACAATGTGGCCCACTTAGCGAAACTCGAATCAAGAACGTGGCATTCACTCTCACTGAtgataatttaaatttaattacagtGCCCCAAAAAGTAGAATATGTCTCATGAGTACATTATAATACGTATTAATATCGTCTTACTATAATTTTTACTCTTTGGTCACCAAGGTAATGTAAAACTACGGATGCTCTCTCTATCTCCGATCTCATAACGAAAACAGTAGAAAGTCTGTATCCTCTAGCGCTTCGTATCCGGTTTCCAGTAATACTCTTTAAATGTTTCGAGTGTGTAACTACTTTTCACTTTGTCAGCAGTTCTACATTTTTTCAAAATCTGGTCAAGAAATTTTATCTAGACAAGAAATCCTTCCTTATGAACTTTCCAGTAGCTCTAAAAAATACAGTACTCTACCATCTTCTCATGAGACCATTCTCTTTCCATTACAAttatcataaaattcaatttaatttaaaataaacaatTCCCATAAGCATCCCACACACAAGACTCCCAAAATCTCCTCAAAGTTTGACGTAacaaattaaatttcaattttaatttaaaatttcatCAGTCAAGGTGAAGCTCACCTGTGTACCTGGTTCCCATCGCTAATGGACACCCACGAAAGTGAGTGGCTCGAGCCCATCACTACTCTGTAGTACGGAGACGAGTTTCGATCTATCGAACGGCGCTTTGGAGTTGTCTGGCAGCAGTCAGACTCGCTCAGTGTCAGTGCTGTTCTCGGCACGTTCGCCGGTTGACGAGAACAAGGTGGCTCGCTCGCAGGACGAACCACGCGGCCATCAGAAACTATGTGTCGGTAGATTGACCTGACTTCCTGTTCCTACTCCCGCGAACTTTTCGAAAAAACGACTTCCGACGCGCGGAGACGTTCATTCGCGACAGTTTTGCGAATCAGCGAAGGGTCGTGAGCAAGGGGTACGTAGTGATAGACTAACACTAGTCAGACAGTGTTGGTCAAGTTGAGTCAGGCGTACTTTTCGCTTGAAATAAACTTTTTTTTGCATGTGGATTAGGAAAGGTGAGGCAATTGGTCAGTTTTGTGTGGAATTGTCTTGTTTCAATTACGATTTCCACTTTGAGTTAAAGTTATGTTttcaaagtttgaatatttaaagatttcaaagtttgaattttcaaagatttcagagtttgaattttcaaagatttcagagtttgaattttcaaagatttcagagtttaaattttcaaagatttcagagtttaaattttcaaagatttcagagtttaaattttcaaagattttagagtttaaattttcaaagatttcagagtttaaattttcaaagatttaaaagtttgaattttcaaagatttaagagtttgaattttcaaagattTCGAAGCTTAAGTTTTCAAGTATTTCAAAGTTTTCAGTTTTCAAACTTATAAATCTTTAAATATCAAAATCTTCATATTATCAAATATATTATCACACAGAACATGACTATAACTGAACACCTCTATATTCTACCGTATTGAGCAAAACTAATCTAGCCACAGGAaaagttaaataaaaaataagaaacaatAATAAGTTGTATGCAGTACAGGCATTCACTATGTAGCAAATCATTACCTGTTGCCAGCTTATAGAGTATAATAATTCGTTTTTGAATTCAATTAACCCAGTTACAAATTCAAGCTTGTCAAGATAATGATAATTTCGAAGAGACTCCAACAAATTTCTAGCAAGTAAATGTTCTATTCACGCGATTAAAAAGCAGAATAATCaatctatatttttaaatacatagATCGTAGTTTCTAATTATTGGATGACACAGTTGATAGATGTTAATAAGTAATAAATGACGAAAATAATTTATCGTGTACTCTAGGGTTTACAGCAGGTGAAGGGTAAAGTTCAACGAAACTTAAATCATTGCAAGTAATAATGCAAATAGCGACGTGCTGTGCATTTTGAAGAGTTCTAGTCTGATTCTTGACCGACAGTTTTCACTGACCGATTACATCGTGTCACACTGCCAGACCAGGCGCAACGTGACTACTTTCGTTGACCCTATACATATGCTTGTCAGTTTTATCACTGCCACTTGTTCATTGTACTGTTCAAATTGCCTAAACGATGTCTAAGTATTCGTCTATTCAGCAAGATTGACACTCTTTGTCCAACTTTTCTGTACCTGAATGtttagataatcttgaatagaGGATTTCTTGATTTTAATGATAAACAGTTCAGATGGTTAAACGAAAGAAGCAAATTTGGAATGAGAAAAGAAATTTCgtgtaattttcttttctacATTTGTTTTTCTTATTAGATATCCTTGTTTGGATTGTTATTCCCAAGCTGCATACGAAATTACTGATTTGCGCATATCGTACGAATGTTATGTATGCTGATGCTGCTGTTTACGAAACAGTATGCTAATATAAATCGACTTGAGAATGTTACATGAAATTTTgttcatttcaaatatttatctaAAAATTACTGTGCATTTATCGATCAAAGTTATGTTCAAATCTCTCTTTAACTTGACAATCTTTTAACTTAACAATCACTTCAACTTAACGTGTCCTTGATAAATAAACATTTAAACATTTAAACATCTTATTAACACATTTCCCATGCTTTGTCTTCGCAGTAGCTTGTCCAAATTATCATTTCCATTGTTTGCAGAATGCAACATTAACAGATAAACATTCAAGATATCAGTGAcaataataattgcaaaatccattaaaaaaaaaaacaaaagaatCAAATAAACTCAGTTCGTTAAAATTGTAATCTTAAAATCGAATTAGTAGAAGATATAAATTCAGGCTACGAAATAAACAGGCAATTTAAAGTGTTCATGTAATTAATGCTTTTCACgtcttcctcaatacacaaggaaGAATATTCCACGGGTGAATATACTTTAAGCTGAATATAGAGAGCTGCCGACTATATTTTTCTGCAAACGGAAACGCACAATCTCGACAGGTTCCGAAGAGTGCCTTCAACTTTCTCGTAGATTAAACGCGAAAGATTGTTCAATGCACAGGAGAGAGTGAACATATAGCTCGAAACGGCACAGGCTGTTCTAAGCTTCGATTGAACGAAAAATTCTCCTCTCAGTTCAAAGCACCTACTCATTTGCAACCAAAGAAATCCACATTTCGCTTGTAGCAGACTTTTTCTTGCTTCGCACTTTTCCTTCGAAACGTTCACAGCACAAAAAGAATCGGGCTTTAAACTGTGAGATCTCGTTTACTCGCGTCGCTTAGTCATTTTCTCATTAGTATTTTGTGCGGCTGTTGTTTAATGAGTTCCTACTCTGCGGGACGAAATTTTAATTTCACTCTGTGTTCCATGCCAGAAGCAACGATTTATTTTATGACGTCTTTTTGTCTGCCGCTGACTTCCTATGCGAGGAAGCTGCGTGCAGAGGATTCACTCAACAGCGATGTGTATTTATTGTTTAGTTCGTATGCCATTCACATGCAAGGCTTTGAGACAGGTTTCTGACTGTACTCAAGTGACGtttgaaatataaaagtttattTATGAAACGGAAGAATATTTCAAGTCTAGTCTACACAGAATCGctactttaaataaaaataccaaCTCACGACAGATATCAAAATATCTGTCTATTCTATAAATAAAAAGGATAAACGTATCAAAGATGTTGTCTACAACTGCAGCCAGTTTGACTAAAACATGATTTCTTGCCTCAAAATAATACTTGAACATAAAGATAAGATATTGATATTAATATCGCTAATTACTCAGTCATCTGTCAcaaataaaacacgatataaatataccagttttctgACAACCAATCCACCATCGATTTTCTCTCAACATCCCTATTAAAATTAATGTCACTCCTCAGATCGAGAACAACGCCACAAACTTTACCACACTGACTACTAACATGTAAATTGAAACTCTATGCTCGCAAGATTTCACCCAGATGTTCATCTCTCGTTTGCAGACTCGATAAAAGGAGGTTCGAATTTCACCAATGATGAAACTATTGGCAGGCGTGGAGGAGGTGAGCGAGCAGACCGAGAAGCAGTCCGATGAGAATGAAAAACAGCACAACAATAACCATGAGAAGCATCAACCGACAACAGATTTCGAGGAGACACTCAAGCTGCTCAGTGGCGAGGTAAATTGATATTCAGCGATTTCGAGGCTCTCGGTATATTTTTACCCGGAAGTAAAGTCGGAGAATGTTGACCGCTAATAGGCAGTGGTTTTTTGTGAAAATCGCGTGTAGGTAGACGTCTGTGTATTTGTAGCTCGACTTTCACTTCGAGAGGGCAGTAATTACTATTAGATCACAAGACAGTGGCAAGTCTAACGATTCCTCGCGTTTTGCTCCATTTCTGTTCCAAGTATGATACTTTGAAAGTGTTAATGACTTATTTTGTTGCTTATCAAGGTctatcattttttaattttcttagaGAACTATTAAGAGTCGAAATTGACTTGGTATCTTGGAAAggtaaaattaataatagcacCTACACTAATTGACTTTGAAAATTGATTTGGTACACGTGTAAGTTCACGAATTTGCACACGTGAATTTACatacccagatagcacacgacgtcccgaagacgtctattttatgcctattcTTCGACTTCAAGATCGATCTTAAGATCGAGTTTTTAAAACGTCTAATGAATGTTTTTTaaaacgtcctaaagacatactggttTGCAACTTCGTCTCGAAAACgtcttctggacatttctagacTTCGCTGGAtgcctttaagacgtttttaagacgcctGTGTGCTATATGGGTAGAATACTGTATCAAATTGTAATGTTAAAGAAGcagatatataaaaaaataaagtactTTACAActaattaattttaatcaaacaaatttctaataaaaaatGTGACATTATTTTCCAACGAATCTAAAACCAAACCAATTTTCTCAAACTACTTTTCAAAGACCTGTTATTTCGACTCCTTTAAATATAGCAACACGAAAATCATCGTGGTACATCTAAATGTTACAATTTGTACTTAAAAAATTAGATATCCGTTTCCTATTGGTGTTAACCTGCCATTTATAATTTACACTGCACGCTATCGCAAATTCTGGTTCCCAAGGAAAGAAGCGATTATACTTGTCACGCATGAAGAAGGCTCTTGTGCTGGAATGCTAGACTGCCGTGCCGAAGTGAAAAATCGATTTCGCTAGCGAAAGACCTAAAAGACAAAGAAGAAAGCACGCGATATAAACTTGACACACTGAGATGAAAGGCAAGTCCCGTTGTGGCCCACTTTACAGCTTTCGCATCTCTCGAGATAGCTGCCTGCACCTTCACTGCCGCATCCTAAACTCATGCTATGTAGTTACGATCAATATGATCGTAGGATTGATTGGAACGAATATGCTTAACTAGATTTGATGAGCTACGAACAAAATTGTTATGATAAATCACAGCTTGATCGGTGGGTAATAAAATCTCCACTACAGCTACCGCAGAAGATCGTATTTGCAGACTCTTCGATGAAAAGGAACACGTTATTGAATCTTCTCAGATACCCTTTCATTTCTAATTTTACCAAAAATTGAAGAACTTCACTATTAAATATTATACGTAAATATTTTAGTCCTGAAGTCAGAGATGTCTTCAATTAATTTATTCTAAttactatcctcaattttctattccTGATTTAACAAACAATTTACCAATGTTTCTCAGGTGTATGGTAGTACCTCCAAGAAACTGGAGGACTCGCCTATCAAAGGCGAAGTGACACCCGAGGATGAAGAAAAAATGAGGCGACTCCTGTCTTTCGAAGAAGCTCCCGAGTACCTTCAACACAACCCTTACATCCTCAGTGGATATCGAGGGTACCTCACTACAAAATTATGCATCGAAAGGTGTGTACATAAATTAATACTTTCAGCCATGATATGAACTTTTCAGAGATCAAATTGATACAGAAATTTATTCAAAAATAATCAGATTTTTCgttataaaattataaatgtGCAATAGGTGAAAGTGGTCAGTTTAACCTCTGAAAGTATTAACATATGTAAATTTTAGCAtattctggtggacaaacgagaCAGTGAACATATGGAGTCACATATTCGGCTGGATGCTCTTTTTCGGTCTGACCCTGTACGATCTCTGTCTACTGAATATTCACGCACCCATGGGTGACAAAGTAATCGTAGCCCTTCTACTAATCTGCTTTCAGGTATAATAAAATACTGCTCGTCAATGTTAAGAATTCTCGTGTataatttactttttaattgAACTCAAATTATTTCAGGCTTGTATGATACTATCTTCAGTCTATCACACCTTCTCCTGTCGAAGCGAGAAAGACTACTGGTGTTTCTTATCGTTCGACTTGTTTGGCATCGCTTTGAGCCTCCTCTCGATATACATGTCAGGAGTTTACTATGCCTTTTGGTGTCACAAGGTGAGCAAATTGCACAATATCGATGCATTCAGTCAACAGAACGACACTAGCAATCATGTTTCGCGTTTTCACCCTTGAACCACATTTCAAGAATGTACTGTGCTCATTTTCATAACCAGTGTTCTCCAAACTTTCATACCTTCACTTTTCAACCTGATTTCAAGCATTTCTCTACTCTAAGTGCCTACACAATTTATTACAATAATTAGACAACAAATCTAAGCGAACATGTTCTTTATATAGGAGTTGCAAAGGTTCTATCTAATCACAGTGCTAGCCATTTTTATATTCGCGATGGTACTGCAAATACCAAAGTTGAATGTTAATGGAAACGTCAAACTGATCGTTTTCGTCGGCTGGGCCGCGTATGGAGTTTTGCCAACGCTGCATTGGAGCATCGCTATGGGTGGCATGGACAACCCGATCGTTAGAATGTTGCTACCAAGAGTGCTTGGCATGTACATTATCAGTGGTGCAGCGTTTGCTATCTATCTCAGCAAAATACCTGAACGATTTTACCCAGGTAACTAGTCAACTTTTAGCAATAAATAAGTTACTGTATAATAAGTACTCTCATTGAGTTCTTCACTTCGTTTttactgaatattcaaaaacAAGTTGTGCAAATGACTCCACTAAATTGACGCCACTTCTAAAGTCAATTAACATCTATCTAAATTATTAATCTCTTCAGAAACACTGACAAGTGTATGTACAGTCATTTCAGTATTCTAAAAGCAGAATTACATATTAAAGGCTCAAATAATTAACCATATGCATTATAGCTCTACTTGTGAGTTGAATTTAAAAGAAGAATATTTGTAACTTGAGAAtattttacataaatattttatttaggaGAAAGTAATTGCTTTGAATTCTGAAAAGCTGATATAATGAATaccacaaaattaaaaaataatcttgTTGCACGAGCGATACATTATTATAATTTTGCCTCTGAAGAGATTAATTTCTACTAACCaagatttaaattttaattaatttctgaattatttattataatatctTTG
The Calliopsis andreniformis isolate RMS-2024a chromosome 8, iyCalAndr_principal, whole genome shotgun sequence DNA segment above includes these coding regions:
- the Eff gene encoding ubiquitin-conjugating enzyme E2 eff, which encodes MALKRINKELQDLGRDPPAQCSAGPVGDDLFHWQATIMGPPDSPYQGGVFFLTIHFPTDYPFKPPKVAFTTRIYHPNINSNGSICLDILRSQWSPALTISKVLLSICSLLCDPNPDDPLVPEIARLYKTDREKYNELAREWTRKYAM
- the LOC143182192 gene encoding progestin and adipoQ receptor family member 3, which gives rise to MMKLLAGVEEVSEQTEKQSDENEKQHNNNHEKHQPTTDFEETLKLLSGEVYGSTSKKLEDSPIKGEVTPEDEEKMRRLLSFEEAPEYLQHNPYILSGYRGYLTTKLCIESIFWWTNETVNIWSHIFGWMLFFGLTLYDLCLLNIHAPMGDKVIVALLLICFQACMILSSVYHTFSCRSEKDYWCFLSFDLFGIALSLLSIYMSGVYYAFWCHKELQRFYLITVLAIFIFAMVLQIPKLNVNGNVKLIVFVGWAAYGVLPTLHWSIAMGGMDNPIVRMLLPRVLGMYIISGAAFAIYLSKIPERFYPGWVDYIGSSHQWWHTLVVLALYYWHNTGMLYVEYRMNHGCPSNIKLL